The sequence ACCACCACAACCCACTGGTTTGTCCTTAAGTTTACAGAGTTTGGAAGAAATTCCACTAAAACCAGCCAACAAGTGGTGGCTtcaagggagagaaagagagagtgagagagagagggagatggagaaggtGGTGAGTTTGCTccatatttcccccccccccccccaccaccatggtACTGACCCCGGGGGTCTGTAGTAAAGCTCAGCCTTGGGGCTTGGGTGGGAGTTAATCTGTCActactccctccctcctctctcttacaccctctttctccttccctccctccctttccctctctccctccctcctctctccctccctcctctctcccttcatcaATCCTTTCCTTCTTCCCTCCCTGCCTCccttcatccctcctccctcccttcatccttcctctcccttcctctctctctgtctctgcagaGTTTGCTGCCTGGACCTACTGATACATTTGACTTCATCTGCAATTATCCTTATGTGGTCTCCCTTCGCAGGCAGATGCAGGAGTGTCCCATCGAGAGAAGGGGACACCCACTTCCTGTTTGGAGACGCTGCCCCTGATTTGACATAAAGTAAGTGAAGCAGCAAAGTTACTTTCACTggggaagtggagagagagagagagagagagagagagcagcgctGCAGCAGGGTACTGGTGCACTACAGGGAACGGCTTCGTCCATCGGCTGGTGAGTGCTTCCTGTGATGCTCTGTGTTCTTCTCCATCACCCCCCTCAAACCCACAAGGAGGTGCAGGAGGGGAGGCACAACCACCTCTGAACTGTTGGTTGGGGATTAGGGTGTTGGTGGAGGGAAGCCCCTCGCATGAAGCTGGGGGAAATGTGGTGGATGTGAGGTCCATGGACTAACCCCACTGAGGAGCATGTTCCTCACACTCCTGTCCCAAAGATGAGGAGGGAAATGTGGCAGATGTGGAGTGCATGGACTAACCCCACTGAGGAGAATGCTCCCTTACATTCCTGCCCCATAGATGAGGGGAAATGTGGTGGATGTGAGGTGCATGGACTAACCCCACTGAGCAGAGTGTTTCTCACACTCCTGCCCCATAGATGAGGAGGGGAAATGTGGTGGATGTGAGGTGCATGGACTAACCCCACTGAGGAGAGTGTTCCTCACACACCTGCCCCATAGATGAGGGAGAGAAATGTGGTGGATGGAGGGCATGGACTAACCCTACAGAGGAGAGTGTTCCTCATACTTCTGCCCCATAGATGAGGaggggaaatgtggcagatgtGGTGTGCATAGACTAACTCCATCCACTAGATagttccttcacattcctgatcCGTGCCTTGTATATGGAGGGAAATGAGGCGGATGCAGAGAGCTTGGACTAACTCCACTCAGTTAAGTTCAAACAGAAAATAAACATCTttgcagaggtttataaaacccTTCCCCAatacccttctctctctctgtaaccccctccggtcccctatacccctccctgtctctgtaaccacccccCTTCCAGTCACAGTCTCCTCCCCACAGGATCAGGGAGTCTGAAGTGGAGAGAAGGGGGCGACTTCCCCATGCAGAAGGCGGTGGGTCTGTGGGTCAAGGgggtgggagatggggaagagttACACCATTACACCATTACCTTGCTGGCCTTCATTACTCAGCAGTTGAGTTCAAGACCCATGAGGTGATGGTGCAGATCTGTCCaatttggttagaccacacttagaacaTTGTGTTAAACACAATGGTTTGCAGGCAACAGTCCAGAGCAAGACtccagagctggagaaactcagcagggcttgCAAATTTAGAGGAAGTGCAGAGGAAGCAACATTTTGAGcccaagcccttcatcagggtaatAACATGGACGTCTGAATAGAAAGattgagggaggagaggaggaagggacaggggaggaggaggagaggagtaaggggcaagggaggaggagaggagggaggcagGGGACAGGAGAATGTGGAGACAatggaggtcgacaagattctgagaggcgtagacaggatggacagccagtgcctgtttcccagggtgggatcagcaaacaccagagaatgtgtgtacaaggtgaggggagggaggttgagggacgacacagagagtggtgggggcctagAATgcgtggctgggggtgggggtggaggctggtacaaaaagGACAAAAAAGCCTCTAGGACAGGAACAcggatggaaggaaaatggaagGATCCAGGAtatgaggggagggaagggggagattgATGAGTAGGTTTATGTGGGTTAGCACAGCATCGTGGGTGAAGGGTTTTGACTGtgtggaatggggagggggaagagatgcAGATGCTTCTGTAGAAAGGCAGTGGGTCGGGGAACAGCCCCCAGAGAGAGATTTCTTCTGGACACCGAAACTCAGGGGAATTCTCCAACCTTCCATACAGCCCCCAACCCCTGGAGATCCAACCAGATCAACAGAGGTAAtctggtggggggtggagagagcagggaaggggCGGGCTAGTTCAGACCCTCTCTCCGGCCTGTTACATAGAGGGCAGGAGCAGGCACTATGGGAagaggcagtgaggagggaggggacagtgaggagggaggggacggaaAGGAGTGGGGAGTGAGGAGGGAAGGAGTTGAAGAGGAAGGGGACagcgaggagggaggggacagtgaggagggaggaggCAGTGAAGAGGGAGGGAGTTAAAGAagaagggggtgaggagggagggggcaatGAAGAAGGAGGggacagggaggagggagggggtgatgtGGGAGGGGCCAGTGAGggagggggcagtgaggagggaggtggagggtgcgaggagggaggggtgatgaagagggagggggtgaggagggggtaATGTGAGGAATGATGGGGTGGTGAGGAGGTAGCGAACTCCCTCAGTAACACtctttcctgccttctctcccctctccagcCATGGCCTCCACCCCGGACCTGGATACAACGTCTCACACCACCCTGGATCCTGTTTTCCCACTGCCCCATGTCTCCCTTCCCCCAATGTATGTCTTCTCATTGGTGGTGAAGGTCCTGACCTGCATCCTGGGTCTGCCAGGGAATGTCCTAGTGATCTACATTACCTCCCGTCTGATGCAGCCTTCAGCTAATGCGGCCTGGTGCCAGGGCCTGGCGGTGGCCGACCTAGCCTTCATCTTCACTCTGCCCTTCTCTGCCACCTACCTGTCCCTGGGGCATCACTGGCCCTTTGGCAACGTCCTCTGCAAGCTCATCAGCAGCCTGGCGGTGATCTCCATGGTGACCAGCTCCTTCACCCTGGCCCTTATCAGCCTGGACCGATGCCTGTCTGTCCTGCGGCCTATCTGGTCCCAGAATCACCGGGGGCAGGGCATAGCCCGCAAAGCCTGCCTCCTGTCCTGTGCCACCGCCTTGCTGCTCTCCTTGCCTACCTGGGTGTTCCGAAAGACGGTGGTCAGGTCAGACAGTACGGTGGCCTGCCACCAGATCTTCCTGCTGCCCTCTGAGGAGGCCCAGCAGAgccaggctgaggaggaggagtaccTGAGGCTGCTCTGGGTTGCCCAGAGCAGGATGACAGGGGTCCTGGTCTCACAGGTTGTCCTGGGCTTCCTGCTGCCAATCCTGACCATGATGGCATGCTACACCCTCATCGGCCTGCAACTTCGAACCCTTGGACGGAGGCGAGGCTGGGCTCGACCCTTTGGGGTGATGGGGACGGTGGTAATGGCCTTCATGATCTGCCTCCTGCCTCTACAGGTGCTGAAGCTGATGGTCATTGCTTCTCCAATGTCCCCCAGCGTCCCACAGGTTGTAAAGCTCGGCCTGCCATTGGCTTCCAGCCTGGTCTACCTCAACAGCTGCCTGAACCCGCTGCTTTATTTGGTGCTGGGTGGGGGCCTCCGAACTGGGCTGCGCCGGCGCTCACTGTGCAAGGCCCTGAAGTGGGCACTGACCGATGAGCCAACCTCAGAACGCACAGTAAGCCACCGGGAAACCAGCTTGTGAGGGGGCCCCCTGAATGGTGGTGGCCCCAGGGAATGGtgtgagaggagggggaaggggctggCATGGGAGGAGAGGGGCGGGTGTGTGAGGAGGGGAAATGGGTGGgcatgggaggaggggaggggaggggtgggtgtgggaggagggggatggggcgggtgtgggaagaggggagggatgggcgtggggggaggggagggcatGGGAGGAGTGGGCGTGGGAGGAGGACAGGGGAAGGGGCGaacggggaggaggggggaggatggaggggaggggcagccatgggaggaggaggggaggggtgggcatgggaggaggagagggggaaagcgtgggagaaaggggcaggggtgggcatgggaggaggtggaggggaggagaggggtgggcgtgggagaaggggaggggtgagtGTGGGGGGAGGAGGCGGAGGGGTGGGCGTGGGAGGAGGGATGGGCGTGGGAGGAGGGGTggcgtggggtgggggaaggggctgGCATGTCTGAATTGAATGTTTGATACTGCTGTGTAATAAAGAGGTGGTTGTAATTACTGCTTCTTACAGTTTTGCTTCTCACATGTTATGTGGGATTTTGGTTT comes from Narcine bancroftii isolate sNarBan1 chromosome 5, sNarBan1.hap1, whole genome shotgun sequence and encodes:
- the LOC138764266 gene encoding chemerin-like receptor 1 is translated as MASTPDLDTTSHTTLDPVFPLPHVSLPPMYVFSLVVKVLTCILGLPGNVLVIYITSRLMQPSANAAWCQGLAVADLAFIFTLPFSATYLSLGHHWPFGNVLCKLISSLAVISMVTSSFTLALISLDRCLSVLRPIWSQNHRGQGIARKACLLSCATALLLSLPTWVFRKTVVRSDSTVACHQIFLLPSEEAQQSQAEEEEYLRLLWVAQSRMTGVLVSQVVLGFLLPILTMMACYTLIGLQLRTLGRRRGWARPFGVMGTVVMAFMICLLPLQVLKLMVIASPMSPSVPQVVKLGLPLASSLVYLNSCLNPLLYLVLGGGLRTGLRRRSLCKALKWALTDEPTSERTVSHRETSL